The following nucleotide sequence is from Solanum dulcamara chromosome 7, daSolDulc1.2, whole genome shotgun sequence.
AACTTTTTCAGgtgcaattttttatatttgaatttatttttagtgTCTGATGTAATTTTTGAGATTTGACAGAATTTTTCTGATacttttttgttaaaaatatattctttcacagttttcattaaatctaaaagGCATGGACCTATAGTTCGTTAAATATTTAGGGGAGATCAACAGTGCTCATTTTTAACAAATCTAAAACACcaaattacttttaaaaaatatatttaagaaaCTATTTTAAACCTATGCTAACCATAATAGATCATTATTGTTATTTACAGAATGCCTAACTAATTGAATTGTGATCAGACCTTGAAGCATTTCGCTCAACGTGTCTTACTTTGAATCTTTCTTATGTACTCAATTGATAGATGAAtataattcttatttatttgtacttaataaatatataaatttaatttgaataatttagaCTTTAATCTATTAAatggccatttgaagcttggggtttggatgttgttggaccattgcctaagtcctctggtggacatttgtacatcctggcgataactgactacttctcaaaatgggcagaagctgtttttcttagagaagtaaagaaagagaatgtcgccaacttcattcgagtcaatattatctaccgttttggtattcctcgatacatattgacagataatggcaagccatttgataacaagttaatgacgaagatatgtgatctttttggcttcaagcaacgcaattcctctatgtattatgcggctGCTAATGGTTTCGCTAAAGCATTAaacaagacactctgcaacttgttgaaaaaagtCATTTCCAAttctaagagagattggcatgaaagaatggaagaggctctttgggcatataggactacttatcgcacgccaacacagcgactccctattctcttgtttatggagttgaaacagttcttccacttgaacGTCAAATTCCATCATTGcgccttgccattcaagaagggctcactgatgaagaaaatgctcggttacgccttgaagaattggaggctcttgataaaaaaagactagaggccaAACAAAGTCTAgaatgttatcaagctcgtctagctcgatcttttaataagaaggttcgtcttagatgcttccaagagggtgatcaagttcttgttgtaagaaggcccattattacttctcatcggtctggaagcaagttctccgctaaatgggatggatcatatgtggtacaagaagtatactcaagtggcgcttacaaactggttgactcagaaggattgcgcattggccCCATTAACGAAAAGTTCATAAAAAGATACTATCCctgaagaaaagaaacacactccttaaggtacgagtataaactgcatgttactcTTGGCCCGCAAGAGTATAAATTGTGCACGGcaccaaaaaaaacaatatccgctaggttgaaaatctcaaaAGAGGCGGCCTAGACAAAAGTTAggacaccaaaaaaaaatataaataaaaaataaataaataaaaaatcactctttcagaactacgttatgacttgatcctctttacTGAGGTAAGCGCTtagaattacattctgagttcagtcgcatgagtatccaaagaactcatagtctctcttgaccctcttCACCGTAATCCGTGAGTTACATCCtaagtttagtctcataagttcaaaataAATGGGGCACgctattatttgagcatcacaatgtTCTTGTAGATTATCATATATAACGTGAGAATTAGAGAAGGTcaatcaagacagaatttgaattgacttcaaagaagtATTTATACAAATTCataaagctattagctgtgattattgtacaAAGTATAGTTTTATGAACCTTCTTTTTGGCTTCTCTATGCTGAgatatgagtattttttttaataagatcatgtgAATATGAATCTGTCAGCTTTCCTGCATGTGAagttcatttttgaagtttgtttagaaCGATCCTGAGGGACTTGAGCTATACATTTTGGTATGTTTTAGATTAAGAAGGTTGATttctgataaattaagtctctaCTGGCTTTGGttctctcatacaatgatatatctcttgtactatcgaaacacaaaaggtatcgcaactcagaagaagaggaagctaaatctctaaagtaaaccatgattcaatctgtaaaaaaagtgttttattagtgcttaaattagtaattcaataatcatggtcatgaatctcaataatgaacgattatattctttgagcaagaCCTATGTCTGATCTAGATGGTGGAAAGTCTTTACAAATCaggtaaagtctttgccttagacggtataaagtctttggcttggactatgaaatgcctttgaATCAGACTGTGTAAAGTTTttaccacaaatcatgtaaagtctttgccttagacgatataaagtctttggcttggactatggaatgcctttgactcagacggtgtaaagtctttgccacaaattatgtaaagtttttgccttagacggtgtaaagtctttagctcggactatggaatatctttgactcagacggtgtgaAGTCCTTGCCACAAATCTTGTAAAGTCTTTGTTGTAgacgatgtaaagtctttagctcggagtatggaatgcctttgactcagacggtgtgaAGTccttgccacaaatcatgtaaagtctttgttgtagacgatgtaaagtctttagctcggagtatggaatgcctttgacttagacggtgtaaagtctttgccataaatcatgtaaagtctttgccttagacggtgtaaagtctttagctcggactatggaatacctttgactcagacggggTAAAGTCTttcccacaaatcatgtaaagtctttgccttagacggtgtaaagtctttagctcggactatggaatgcctttgactcagacggtgtaaagtctttgctataaatcatgtaaagtctttgccttagacggtgtaaagtctttatcttggactatggaatgccttggactcagacggtgtaaagtctttgccacaaatcatgtaaagtcttttccttagacggtgtaaagtttttagcttggactatggaatatCTTTGACTCAGAtgatataaagtctttgccacaaatcatgtaaagtctttgccttagacggtgtaaagtctttagcttggactatgaaatgcctttgactcagacggtgtaaagtctttaccacaaatcatgtaaagtctttgccttagacggtgtaaagtctttagctcggactgtggaatgcctttgactcagacggtggaaagtctttgccacaaatcatataaagtctttgccttagaggatgtaaagtctttagctcggactatggaatgcctttgactcagagggtgtaaagtctttagctcggactatggaatgcctttgactcagatggtgtaaagtttttcccataaatcatgtaaagtctttgccttagagggtgtaaagtctttagctcggactatagaatgcctttgactcagacagtgtaaagtctttgccataaatcatgtaaagtttttgccttaaacggtgtaaagtctttagctcggactatagaatgcctttgacttagacagtgtaaagtctttgccataaatcatgtaaagtttttgccttaaacggtgtaaagtctttagcttggactatagaatgcctttgactcagacggtgtaaagtctttgccacaaatcatgtaaagtctttgtttcagacggtgtaaagtctttgattTGGACTATGTGATGCATTTGACtccaatagaataaaagtttattgtatatgaagtaatattttcatttgcaaaaaaaaatgaaaaaaaaatgaattttgtttTGTGTTTTTCCCTTCCAAAAGTCGTTTACAACATCACTGCGAGTACATATGTATAATGATgcgatttttttaaaaaaacaaataagaaaaaaacaaaaaaaagcgTACCTCGTatattgatgaactcaagaggatatgcaaaaaggagtatcaaaattgtcaataccaatgatgaaaataaataaaaggagagagtctatttatagacaagtagTGATGGTGAGTGAgtccttcttccaaagtaattataattactttttgggtagGACTCTAGTAGAATAATACAAATTTCTTCTCTCTAAATCCTAATTGGATgtgaaattatgaaaaattgggttatccatattctaaaaggagtgtgtAAGTTCGAAATTCTAATTGGATTTGGAAGACAGAATAAAGGGTAGGCATTTGCACAAAAAAAAACTGTGTTTTACCCTTCCAAAAGTCGTTTACAACATCACTGCGAGTACATATGTATAATGAtgcgattttttttttaaaacaagcAAGAAAAAAACGTACCTAGTatattgatgaactcaagaggatATGCAAAAAGGAGTATTAAAATTGTCAAtaccaatgatgaaaataaatagaaaaagagagtctatttatagacaagtagtgatggtgagggagtccttcttccaaagtaattataattactttttgggtagGACTCTAGTAGAataatacaaatttattctctccaaattctaattggatgtgaaattgtgaaaaattgggctatccatattctaaaaggagtgtgtcctttcggaattctaattggatttgGAAGACAGAATAAAAGGTAGGCCTCATTATTTACTCCAACTATGTCACTCCAATCGGAGGAAcgtattaatttaatatgttcATGGTGCATATTAAATTGCACGACATACTATTATCGTTTAAttaatacttcaagcctagtcttTGTATAAAATACTTCGACAAGATTTGaagtagggggcatttgtaaacattagaattatattggatttaaatccgtaaattaatttagactatattaaattcaagaaaatagtccaaatgatgtggcaatccaagtcaaattaaatgagccactaaaatcacaccacgtgtcaaatttatatggcaatccaagtcaaattaaatgagtcattagaatcatgtcatgtgccaaaattatgtggtaatccaagtcaaattaaataagccactaaaatcatgccaaatgtcgaagttatgtggcaatctaagtcaaattaaataagctactaaaatcatgccacgtgtcgaagatatgtggcaatctaagtcaaattaaatgaccactagaataatgccacgtgtatatgtgacatgttctgaccaatcaaattaaaactcttcaccaaagaaacctgattggtcagttcaaaccaaccaatcaaatcacaccctcataccactccctacaactataaataggggtcctcattattctgagagggaggtttttcaagaacaagaagcaagaagagagctcgtagatcaaagaccgcaaattctctacaaagctacaaagttcaagtaatcaaattcaagttcaagaacgaagaagaatatcaagaagatcaagatcaagttacttgttcacaTTTACGGTTCgccataaccatacaagtgttcgtaatgaataattcaaatccaaatttgaagacgaagattcaagatcaagctattcaagcccttgactctaaatcaaattcaagttcaacgtgtttcatattatttgaagaatcaaaggattatcatagagattgtaactcgcactacattttgaaatcaaatattacactttgttactccaattttccggtcttgattatttatttttctcggctcaaaaatttgttgtttacagaGATTAATTTTAAATTCGATTTAGGCTTTTAaagttattatattttttccatatgttaaatagattttaaagataaataaaagGTTTAAGTCAAAGCTATATAAATTCagccttttcttttttataaaatataaatatatctatgcgtcaattttaaattataaaaaaattgaaatcataaatttgaagttaaaatccTACCATTTAGAaagatttgaaatttgaaaccaaaattttgaactaaaaatttaatttttttttccaaatatcaTAAACAAATACTGAATTCGAATTTAAAATCTAAATTGCAGGATCAAACGCCTACTAAGTCGTTCAATCCAACAAAGCAACACCACAAGAACCAGATGTATTAAATGTACTTGATACAACTTCAAAagtgaaaaatgaattaaacaaCAAATTATAAGTTGTTTCCATTTCAAGTTGGATTTAAAACTTTCATGATCAAACACTAATTTTtagataaaatgaaaaaaattattccgAAAAAAAGAAAAGCGAATAATTTTTATGGCCAAACGGATCCTGCAGATTTACCTTGCAGCAAAAGCATTAAATCATACATACTGCACATAATGATATTCTCATCAATAACTATTGCTTGCATTGGAACTTCTCAGAGAGAATACACATCAATTCATACCATTATGCAGCAACCCAAAACGCAAcgaaaagaaaaatatcatgATTTACAATCTGAGCATGAAATCATTCACAGGCTGGTTTCGTGTCGAAGCTGCTCAAGCAGATTGCAAAAGCTTGGAAGGCAGAGAGCGGGTAGCAGTAATCCATGGTGAAGATATCTTTTCCAATTTTCCCAAATTGCAAAATTGTTGCTTCTTGTACTGCAGCTGGTATATTGTGAGATGGATCAACTGCTGCAACTAGCTGAAAGTTTTTCACTGAAGCCACTGTGACTCGCCCTTTAAAGTTTAGGCACCAGCACTGCAATTGTTCGTGCCATCGAGGGGCTTTGTTTTTTAGCACAAGTGGCTCTCGAGAAGGCACTGACACCATTGAGCTGATATTTACAGAGGGTTCCTTTGCTTTTGACACTAGCGCGGGAGATGACTTCTCGTCAAAAGATTGTGGGAATGATGTAGGCGTTGGAGCACTGCCTCCCTCTTGGATAGAGGAGAAAGGGATAGAATGCATAGTGCAATGCATTCTCCTAGGTCCCCTTGTACGGAGAACATTGAGTTCATAGGAAACGGTGGCTATACTGTAATTGCATGCAGATACTGTCGGTGATACTTGCTTTGCACTGAATCGTCGACTAAGTCTACCACGATGTTGAATAGCTGCATCACTTGGAAGTTGGCTATCATATATGGTGAACTTGGTTCCAAGAAAGTTAGATCTGGTACAAATTGTTAGAAAGTTATTAAAACGAAATGGAAAGAAATCGAAGCTTTCCGTTTTTTAATATTATGAAGGATGGTGATGGGTTTAGCTATAGAAATAATTAGCGATTTGCAGGAACTTGCCTCAGTTTTCCAACATATGTACTGCTAGCTCGAGAAAAATCGTCTGAAACCAAAGAAATTACAAAGTCTGTGCTTGTTGCCCTTCTGATCCTTTTGGCAGCCAGCAATAGTTTGTCGCTCTCATCCTCAGCTGTCATGAAGTAACATATCAGATGTGTACTATTCAGTGACAAAAGATTAAACCACAACACTTCAGAGAAAAAGTCAGCCCGGTTTCCATAgattgaacccgtgacctcctgatcacatgacaacaactttactaGTTACGCCAAGGCACCCCTTCTAAACCACAACACTAAGAAGCAATAAAAAGTTGTGCAGTTCTGGTGTGGTCCATCAACTTATGTATATAGGTCTTCCATCCAAGAAGAATTTATAGAAACTTACAAAACGAAACTCATTCAGTGACTAAATACAAGGTAGATCTTGAAGTTCAGAAAATCACCTCCATTCTATAATTGAAGTGTGAAAAGGTGAAAAGAACAACCTTTTAAATTTAGAAGACAAACTCCATTCATGATCAAATATGTAACATAGATCTTAAAGTTGATTCCAAGACGCACAAATAATTTTAGATGAACCCATGCAAGTGTCAAGAAGCAAAGAAAAGTGTGACTTACATGGAGTCAAACCAAAGTAGAGGCGATAACTTGAATTAGCTCTGTCCCGTTTAATAAAGCAGTGAATTGGGGATTCACGGGGACCCGGCTGATTCAAAGCAGAATGGGAAAAAGAATGGTCTCTcagttttttcttctttattggtGATAACGGAGTATAAGATAATAATCAAACAGATTAGGGAGAATACCTGCTTTAGTGAAATGGGGAATGTAAGCCTACCACATTCTTCAGGAGTCTTGACAATCTCTTTTGTAACTTCCCTCCATGACTTGCAAACAGATGCACAAAAGACTACCGCTGTCCGAGCAGGAAATGATGTCTCACTCTCTTCAACCCTGCGGACGATATCCAAAAGCAGTTCTGGTGGTATATTTGCCCATTGGCCTTGTTGATTGGGATCAAAAGGAACCACATCAGGAGCTATATGTGTCCGGGTTCTGTTTCGCCAATGCCTTCCTTCCACATTCCCCCTCCTTGATATACTCCCTATCCCATCTTTCATTTCTTTCAGCTCGCGGACAATGCTCTTgaacgacatatgtattgatcACACCAATTAGCCTATCCTACAATGGGATGGCAAAGAATTTAGAAGAATCAAAAAGCATTTGAATCAACGAAAATAAAAAGAGCTTTGGCTAGTTCAAAGATCAAGTTCCTGTCGATGATAAAGAACTTTCAAGAATTTTCCATTTTTGACTATACACTGTTTCCAACAAGCATATCTGACACTACATAGTTTAGACTCTGTCAAGCAATCatcaacaacatatccagtgtaatCCCAAAACTGGGGTCTCGGgaggtaggatgtacgcagaacttacccctacctttgtggAGTAGAGAGGTTGTTACTGATATACCCTCGGCTCAAAACAACTCCAATCAAAGCATGATAGAAAAAACAATAAATCGGCAGCAAAATAGCAAGATAAACAGAACAAATGAAACACCAAAGCACCAGGCAATAGTGAAAACTAGGAGAATAAGATACTACGCATATACTAACTAATACTACAATGTGTAACTACCTATTACCCTTCTACCATTATCCTCGACCTCTCAATCTTACTAtttagggtcatgttctcactAAGCTAAAGATGTATCTTGTTCTGTCAATCAATCATCAATTACGACTTAATCCCAAACAAATTCAAGGCCCTCTATATGAATCCTCTGCAACCATTTCAATCTATTTGAGTCCAAACCATTACATTaaagatggaaaaaaaaattaaaaggataTGCAAGAAGGTAAAGATGATTTACCCCTAAGATCAGCACTGATATTTGCATAAAATGAAAACTTTTCAGGAATCAACTATTCCCATTTCAAAATTTAAGCAATAACAATACATCCACAACTTAGAATACCCATCTCCAAAAAGACATATTAATATTTGCACAATTTCTAAAACAGctcaagattttttttaaaaaaaaaaatcaaaactttaTTAGAAATCAACTGTTCCCATTTCAAAATTTAACCAACAACAATACATCCACAATCCAAAAAACCCATCTCCAGAAAAGCAAATAGATATTTGCACAATTTCTAGCAAAGCTcaagaattatttatttattttaaaaagaagaatacGAAAAATGGAGCTCGGATCTGAAATAAATTGACGGTGGATGAGAATAAAACAAAGCTAAAACATTAAATTTTTCACAATTTCTAGCATAGTTCGAAAAATTGCAGTAGAAATGAAAACCTTCAAATCTGAAAAAAACAAAACTCAAAAGCAggaaaaaaacccaaaaataaaAACCCAAAATGGGTCTAAGATAGATGAAAGACAAGAAATAAACCTGAGAAATACGTAGCAAAAAAGACGGTATATGATGAGAAAAAGCTCAAAAATGGGTAAAATCGGATCAGATCAAACACGGCTAGTTCCGGCCATGTTTCCCGGCGAAACCCTGGTGGgtaatcatttatttttttccgGTGACCACCAGTAGCGCCTCCAAATCCGCCGTATCCTCTGCCGCCACCACCAAGTTGAACGgaaaaaaaatgactttctgATATGTATCGAAAGTTCCTCTcaccaatttttatttttatttgcttttGGTTTAGTTGTCTTTCCACCAAATGGTTTTTGTCAATTTTAAGCTCGATTTTGGACCTAGGGAGTAGGGACTCCCtcactatttttattatctttaaaatccattaattttttggagaaaatttaaggtgatcaaaaataattattcgaaatatttaacaattttttaatttaatttttcacattacatatttaagaccataaaattaaatgacatttagtaaatttcacatatttgtaatttaaaattacaagattcaatttttttatttttttttaaaattccatatcaaatcaaaatgggacaaacaaattaaacagaagtaaataatatataaacgtatgatttgattatttttagtATCACAACTTTGAGTttggatttatttatttattgagcTGAGAATCTATCAAAACCAATATTTTTATCTCACaaagataaaaatgaaattTGTGTATATCCTATCATCTCCATATCCCACTAGAGACGACAAaagtattgttattgttattattatgaaCTTATATAAATCTCACTAGTTTAGGAGCTAATTACCTAGATACATTCTAGTTTGCAATATTATGTATCTTACCATATGTTTGTGCGTCCAAATATGTTCTAGATATATTGTATCTAAGTGAATTCGCGTATATCTAAGATCATAACAAATCTCGCTCGCTTCCCTCGCCTCTCTCCCATCTCGCTCGCGCGCCACTTGCGCATGTATATGGTAtctcagatacatgcgaatcacaccatatacatatatagtgtgattcacatgtatccgGGATATATACGAATCTCGATCGCCTCCCTCTTTAATCTCGCTCTCCTCTCTTCTTATTTTAGTGTATTTGATAGCAAAAGTACACGTATTTGATAAGGAACTCATAATTAGTGATAAGATAcgtaataattttgaaaatataggtaataataataaatacggTAATGAAGTATATGAAATTACGTAGTTTTTCCTTATCATTATTGTATTTTATATCTTccaatatataatatacaatTCATGTacttatttattcttaaaaaatatacgaacattatttatgttatgtaaGGGATAATAGTTGTGGAAAAGTCCCATTTTTTGTAagtttttctcttatttatttttgtatttttttctttcttcccgCATGGCCCACCAATTTGTTAAAGCATAAAAAGATGTTCAAATATGGAAAAGAAAATCGAAAAAACGCTGGAAAAGGTATAATGATCCTTAATTAGATTATGGTATTTGAAAAAGACGACAATAATGATTAGTACTCAAACAAATGTAACATGGTAGAATCATGACATGTATTTAGGTGGATGTAATTTTATTCCGTAATCAATCTTGTTGATgaagttataaatatttttttattttttattagaggttttaaatttaaatactatTAAGAGTTCGTTTGGATTGGTTTATTAGTTGCTTATAAggtgtttttaatttttttgagtgtttgactagccaatttaaagtcattttgtacttaaaataagctcaaaaaaataattgaatttgtttGACTTATCTTATCTAAAACAGTTTATAAGCTGAAAgctcttaaaataagttaagtcaaacatacactaaatataaaattatctttattaAGGTgcatttttcctttaaaatgagattttttcatacaaatttgaatttaatcGGAGCTTTATCTTGAACAACGAATTAAAAAAAGCTTCATCCACTGCTAATAACTTGAGATTTTTCATAATATCTTTGTTCCAATTTAGCAAGATATCTTTGTTCCCATTTCTCAAAATAGATAGTCTCATATTGTCATAAAGTAGATATTAtatacgagctattacataattacaaatatttttctactttatttgaaatatttgaagtttgagCTGAAGATAGAATTTTGTTTAGTTATAGTTTTCTTAAATAATCTTTGGCTGTTTGAATGTACTTACTcataaatatatgaatataatttaaatggagtaaattttattttttaaaaaattgggtaaaatttgaaaacaaaaatatagtaaaagtgaaaaaaataaagataatttttttgatatttatcaaattttaaatacaaCTACAAGTTATATTCATCAACATTGAATTGATTAATTTTGTGCACAACTATTACTGTGGACTGTGGTAAGAGGCTAACAAAGTATTTTACGCACATAGTTTTAATTCCTAAAGTAGAAGATCCTTCTACCTTTTCCAATAAGATTATTTCTGAATTCGTCTTTTAAAATGGAAAAGAGTCATAGTTGTCtttctactttttttaaaaggttatatttattattcgttagactgaaaaaagaagaaacttgTAATAGAGTCTCTCAGTTATATCTTTATATTAAGaaggttttttattttttgaattctcTATTGATCAAGTTTGGAGACTTCTATATGATATTTAATATTCCATAATTATTAATAGTGAAATGTTTCTTTCCCTCGACTGGAGGCTTAAAGCAGAGATATCCACTTTCTCCATCTCTTTGGATTCTACCTTAACCTCTGTATATAACATGTCTAACCAGATTGAAAAATTGAATTGAACTAATAACAATTTAATGATCATATGAAcagaaaatttaaataattaaatagaatTAACCAAAAAAACAGTTAAACTAATAGGTTATATACCATTACTATGATTTTGTGACTAGTGTTAGGTTTACGTTAGATTATAAAAGTAttcattaatttcaaattttgattccGTCACTAATTATATATttcctctatttcatattaactgaatttttagagtttttttattgttcaaaatagttgaataggttcaaagttCCATAAaaatgtttgaaacttttttacATGTTTACCCTTTTCATTAATGAAGTTTTGGAATTTTCTAGGAGTAAACTACAAtacttacaaagttatactcCAATCAGGACTacttgtatttatgatttcatatTTAATCATCTTTATGATACTGATAAAACAAAAGggtaatagaaaaaatatgatttaaattttgtccttaaatatttttcttaatatgtatgtattaccttaaaaattcaactaatatgatataaaaa
It contains:
- the LOC129895925 gene encoding tubby-like F-box protein 5; the protein is MSFKSIVRELKEMKDGIGSISRRGNVEGRHWRNRTRTHIAPDVVPFDPNQQGQWANIPPELLLDIVRRVEESETSFPARTAVVFCASVCKSWREVTKEIVKTPEECGRLTFPISLKQPGPRESPIHCFIKRDRANSSYRLYFGLTPSEDESDKLLLAAKRIRRATSTDFVISLVSDDFSRASSTYVGKLRSNFLGTKFTIYDSQLPSDAAIQHRGRLSRRFSAKQVSPTVSACNYSIATVSYELNVLRTRGPRRMHCTMHSIPFSSIQEGGSAPTPTSFPQSFDEKSSPALVSKAKEPSVNISSMVSVPSREPLVLKNKAPRWHEQLQCWCLNFKGRVTVASVKNFQLVAAVDPSHNIPAAVQEATILQFGKIGKDIFTMDYCYPLSAFQAFAICLSSFDTKPACE